From one bacterium Scap17 genomic stretch:
- the tsaB gene encoding tRNA (adenosine(37)-N6)-threonylcarbamoyltransferase complex dimerization subunit type 1 TsaB, protein MTTLLAIDASSSACSVALWQDGVVTAERCEAPRQHTKRMMPMIETLLSAADLTLNDLDALAYGHGPGSFTGLRIAAGTIQGLAFGLDVPVIGVSTLAALSLQAHRLHHARFVLPMLDARMGELYTGAYRVVTRADGEIAVEQVLPEQVCAPGLLELPAALREHDWLAVGSGLVMHDELPQSVRASLALQLPEPQPDAEAMVMLAAQAYARGEAVSAVEAQPVYLRNEVAWR, encoded by the coding sequence ATGACCACGCTTCTGGCCATCGATGCATCCTCTTCCGCCTGTTCCGTTGCCCTGTGGCAAGACGGCGTTGTTACTGCCGAGCGCTGTGAGGCTCCCCGTCAGCACACCAAGCGCATGATGCCGATGATCGAGACGCTGCTGAGTGCCGCCGATCTGACCCTCAATGACCTTGATGCCCTGGCCTATGGCCACGGACCGGGTTCGTTCACCGGATTGCGCATCGCCGCCGGCACCATCCAGGGGCTAGCCTTCGGTCTCGATGTGCCGGTGATCGGCGTCTCGACGCTGGCGGCCCTGTCACTGCAGGCCCACCGCCTGCATCACGCGCGTTTCGTGCTGCCGATGCTGGATGCACGCATGGGCGAGCTCTACACCGGCGCCTATCGCGTCGTGACGCGCGCTGACGGCGAGATCGCGGTCGAGCAGGTGCTACCCGAGCAGGTCTGCGCGCCGGGCCTGCTGGAGCTGCCTGCGGCGCTGCGTGAGCATGACTGGCTTGCAGTCGGTTCGGGGCTGGTGATGCACGACGAGCTGCCCCAGAGCGTGCGTGCCAGCCTGGCATTGCAACTGCCCGAGCCGCAACCGGATGCCGAGGCCATGGTGATGCTGGCCGCCCAGGCGTATGCGCGCGGTGAAGCGGTGTCGGCGGTCGAGGCCCAGCCGGTCTATCTGCGCAACGAGGTGGCATGGCGCTGA
- a CDS encoding adenylate kinase: MRLILLGAPGAGKGTQAQFICERFNIPQISTGDMLRAAVKAGSELGLKVKEIMNTGGLVSDEIIIALVKERISQPDCENGFLFDGFPRTIPQADAMKEAGVKLDHVVEIAVADEEIVKRLSGRRVHPDSGRVYHIEYNPPREEGKDDVTGEALIQREDDREATVRNRLSVYHEQTEPLVEYYSSWSATGDAQAPAYHRIEGVGSVDDIRAQLVSALEH; this comes from the coding sequence ATGCGTTTGATCCTGTTGGGCGCCCCCGGCGCCGGCAAGGGCACCCAGGCCCAGTTCATCTGCGAGCGTTTCAACATCCCGCAGATCTCTACCGGAGATATGCTGCGCGCCGCGGTCAAGGCCGGCAGCGAGCTGGGACTCAAGGTCAAGGAGATCATGAATACCGGCGGACTGGTGTCCGACGAGATCATCATCGCCCTGGTCAAGGAGCGCATCAGCCAGCCCGATTGCGAGAATGGCTTCCTGTTCGACGGCTTCCCTCGCACCATTCCGCAGGCTGACGCCATGAAGGAAGCGGGCGTGAAGCTGGACCACGTGGTCGAGATCGCCGTCGCTGACGAAGAGATCGTCAAGCGTCTGTCCGGTCGTCGTGTGCACCCGGACTCCGGTCGTGTCTACCACATCGAGTACAACCCGCCGCGCGAAGAAGGTAAGGACGACGTCACCGGCGAAGCCCTGATCCAGCGTGAAGACGACCGCGAAGCCACCGTGCGCAATCGTCTGTCCGTCTATCACGAGCAGACGGAACCGCTGGTCGAGTACTACTCCAGCTGGTCTGCCACTGGCGATGCCCAGGCACCGGCCTACCACCGCATCGAAGGCGTCGGCTCCGTCGACGACATTCGTGCCCAGCTGGTCAGCGCGCTGGAGCACTGA
- a CDS encoding TerC family protein has product MEWLMDPSAWVALATLTALEIVLGIDNIIFLSILVARLPESQRQRGRMIGLGLAMGMRIVLLMSLSWLMSLTAPLFSVADFSFSGRDLILIFGGLFLLGKSTHEIHANLEGEDPAEEGAKKGSASFMAIMVQIALIDIVFSLDSVITAVGMVDHLMVMVIAIVISVGIMMVAAKPIGDFVDRHPTIKMLALSFLIMVGMMLMVEGFGVHVPKGYIYVAMAFSLAVEMLNIRLRSKRAKAVRLRRSSQAEDVTE; this is encoded by the coding sequence ATGGAATGGTTGATGGACCCTTCGGCATGGGTGGCTCTGGCGACCCTGACCGCGCTTGAGATCGTGCTGGGCATCGACAACATCATCTTCCTGTCGATTCTGGTCGCGCGGTTGCCCGAGTCCCAGCGTCAGCGCGGGCGCATGATCGGCCTGGGCCTGGCGATGGGCATGCGCATCGTGCTGTTGATGTCGCTGTCGTGGCTGATGTCGCTGACCGCGCCCCTGTTCAGCGTGGCCGACTTCAGCTTCTCGGGACGTGATCTGATTCTGATCTTCGGGGGCCTGTTCCTGCTCGGCAAGAGCACCCACGAGATCCACGCCAACCTGGAAGGCGAAGACCCCGCCGAAGAGGGCGCGAAGAAGGGCAGCGCCAGCTTCATGGCGATCATGGTCCAGATCGCCTTGATCGATATCGTCTTCTCGCTGGATTCGGTGATCACGGCGGTGGGCATGGTCGATCACCTGATGGTGATGGTCATCGCCATCGTCATCTCGGTGGGCATCATGATGGTGGCTGCCAAGCCCATCGGCGATTTCGTTGATCGTCACCCGACCATCAAGATGCTGGCGCTGTCCTTCCTGATCATGGTCGGCATGATGCTGATGGTCGAAGGCTTCGGTGTTCACGTGCCCAAGGGCTACATCTACGTGGCGATGGCCTTCTCGCTGGCGGTGGAAATGCTCAACATCCGTCTGCGCAGCAAGCGCGCCAAGGCCGTGCGCCTGCGTCGCAGCAGCCAGGCGGAAGACGTGACCGAGTGA
- the aceF gene encoding pyruvate dehydrogenase complex dihydrolipoyllysine-residue acetyltransferase yields the protein MSSEIIKVPDIGGSSDVEIIEIAVAVGDVISAEDTMITLESDKASMDVPAPKGGKVVKILVKEGDTVSEGDDILELEAEGGGDTSSDASDEQQAPKEEAPKQEASEQAPKEDASAPKAASGGTQTVDIVVPDLGDSEAVPIIEMAVSEGDEVDAEDALITLESDKASMDVPSPHKGKIVKLTVKEGDSVSSGDVIGQMEIAGEGGDSASDSAPAEQASSSESASEDASSEAPAAEEAPASGEPERKEVRVPDLSGSDSVPIIEMAVAVGDEVNEEDALITLESDKATMDIPSPYKGKVVELSVKEGDTVSEGDLIGYIEVAGAAPAPKAAKSEAPAAPKAEKSEQKPAPTPAGAPSPEAQMAAHKPSKGAKVHAGPAVRLLAREFGVDLADVSGSGPKGRVVKEDVQAYVKQMMQKAKSAPAAPAAQASGGAGIPQVPDQDFSQFGEIEEKKMGRLMKAGATNLHRSWLNVPHVTQFDEADITELEAFRKSMKAEAEAAGAKLTPLPFMIKAAAHALAKYPQFNVSLKADGETLVHKKYVHIGIAVDTPDGLMVPVIRNADQKSLLELAKESVELAKKAQTKKLKREEMTGGCFTISSLGSIGGTAFTPIVNTPEVAILGVSKAQMKPVWDGAAFQPRLMMPLSLSYDHRAVNGADAARFTAYLAQVLTDVRRMLL from the coding sequence TTGAGCAGCGAAATCATCAAGGTTCCCGACATTGGCGGTAGTTCCGATGTCGAGATCATCGAGATAGCGGTGGCGGTGGGAGATGTCATCTCCGCCGAAGACACCATGATCACTCTTGAGTCCGACAAGGCCAGCATGGATGTGCCGGCACCGAAGGGCGGCAAGGTGGTGAAGATTCTCGTCAAGGAAGGCGACACCGTCTCCGAAGGCGACGATATCCTGGAGCTGGAAGCCGAAGGCGGTGGTGACACCTCCTCTGACGCTTCTGACGAGCAGCAAGCGCCGAAGGAAGAGGCGCCCAAGCAGGAAGCCTCTGAGCAAGCGCCGAAGGAAGACGCTTCTGCACCGAAGGCCGCTTCCGGTGGCACCCAGACCGTCGACATCGTCGTGCCGGACCTGGGCGACTCCGAAGCCGTGCCGATCATCGAGATGGCCGTCTCCGAAGGCGACGAAGTCGACGCCGAAGATGCGCTGATCACGCTGGAATCCGACAAGGCCAGCATGGACGTCCCGAGCCCGCACAAGGGCAAGATCGTCAAGCTGACCGTCAAGGAGGGCGACAGTGTCTCCTCCGGTGATGTCATCGGTCAGATGGAAATCGCCGGTGAAGGCGGTGACAGCGCGTCTGATTCTGCGCCGGCCGAGCAGGCCTCTTCTTCCGAGTCCGCCTCTGAGGATGCGTCTTCCGAGGCACCGGCTGCTGAAGAAGCGCCGGCCTCCGGTGAGCCGGAGCGCAAGGAAGTGCGTGTCCCGGATCTGTCCGGCAGCGACAGCGTGCCGATCATCGAGATGGCCGTGGCCGTCGGTGACGAGGTCAACGAGGAAGACGCGCTGATCACGCTCGAGTCCGACAAGGCGACCATGGACATCCCGAGCCCCTACAAGGGCAAGGTGGTGGAGCTTTCCGTCAAGGAAGGTGACACCGTCTCCGAGGGTGATCTGATCGGTTACATCGAGGTCGCGGGTGCCGCGCCTGCGCCGAAGGCTGCCAAGTCCGAAGCGCCGGCTGCGCCCAAGGCGGAAAAGAGCGAGCAGAAGCCGGCTCCGACACCGGCTGGTGCGCCGAGTCCGGAAGCCCAGATGGCCGCTCACAAGCCGAGCAAGGGTGCCAAGGTCCACGCAGGGCCGGCGGTTCGCCTGCTGGCACGTGAGTTCGGTGTCGACCTGGCGGATGTCTCCGGCAGCGGTCCGAAGGGCCGTGTGGTGAAGGAAGATGTCCAGGCCTACGTCAAGCAGATGATGCAGAAGGCCAAGTCCGCACCGGCAGCCCCTGCCGCGCAGGCCTCCGGCGGTGCCGGTATCCCGCAGGTGCCGGATCAGGACTTCAGCCAGTTCGGTGAGATCGAAGAGAAGAAGATGGGCCGCCTGATGAAGGCCGGTGCCACCAATCTGCATCGCAGCTGGCTCAACGTCCCGCACGTGACCCAGTTCGATGAAGCCGATATCACCGAGCTCGAGGCCTTCCGCAAGTCCATGAAGGCCGAGGCGGAAGCGGCAGGTGCCAAGCTCACGCCGCTGCCGTTCATGATCAAGGCGGCGGCTCACGCGCTGGCCAAGTATCCGCAGTTCAACGTCAGCCTCAAGGCCGACGGCGAGACCCTGGTGCACAAGAAGTACGTGCACATCGGTATCGCGGTGGACACGCCGGACGGCCTGATGGTGCCGGTGATCCGCAATGCGGATCAGAAGAGCCTGCTGGAGCTGGCCAAGGAGTCCGTGGAACTGGCCAAGAAGGCGCAGACCAAGAAGCTCAAGCGCGAAGAGATGACCGGTGGTTGCTTCACCATCTCGAGCCTTGGCTCCATTGGCGGTACTGCCTTCACCCCGATCGTCAACACGCCGGAAGTCGCCATCCTGGGCGTCTCCAAGGCGCAGATGAAGCCGGTGTGGGACGGCGCAGCCTTCCAGCCGCGTCTGATGATGCCGCTGTCACTGTCCTACGATCACCGTGCGGTGAACGGGGCGGATGCAGCACGCTTCACGGCGTATCTGGCTCAGGTGCTGACCGACGTGCGTCGCATGCTGCTCTGA
- the aceE gene encoding pyruvate dehydrogenase (acetyl-transferring), homodimeric type, translating to MSLEAREDLDPIETTEWLDSLESVLDREGEDRAQYLMSRLADRLRRDGHQVPFSVTTPHRNSIPVHREARMPGDLFMERRIRSLIRYNAIAQVIRNNRAHKGLGGHISSFMSSATLYDVGFNHFFRAPEGDFEGDLLYIQGHVAPGIYARSFLEGRLSQEQMDSFRQEVDGNGLSSYPHPWLMPDYWQFPTVSMGLGPIQAIYQAHVMKYLNSRELKSMYDRKVWCFMGDGECDEPESLGAISLAGRENLDNLIFVINCNLQRLDGPVRGNGRIMDELEGVFRGADWNVLKVTWGRFWDPLFEQDKKGILQKRMDEAVDGDYQNYKANGGAYTREHFFGKYPETAELVKDMSDDDIWRLNRGGHDPYKVYAAYHEAVNNANGRPTVILAHTVKGYGMGMGDGEAANEAHQVKTMEHEALKKFRDRFGIPLTDEQLEEVPYYKPADDSPEMKYMHLMRERLNGYLPQRRTEYETLEIPPLDDKIFASQLKGSNGREVSTTMAFVRVLNGLVKHKTLGERVVPIIPDEARTFGMEGMFRQLGIYTAAGQKYEPVDKGQIMYYREDQKGQVLEEGISEAGAMSAWVAAATSYANHNLPLMPFYVYYSMFGFQRIGDLAWAAGDLQARGFLVGGTAGRTTLNGEGLQHQDGHSHILASTIPNCRTYDPTYAHEVAVIVQDGMKRMFEQHEPVFYYLAVMNENYEQPELETVPAEDIIKGMYLLKEGGKDGKARVQLLGSGTILREVEAAAEMLKQDYGVDADIWSVTSFNELRREALELDRQAFLKPEETSAKPHVTQCLEGRDGPVVAATDYMKLFADQVRAWVPTDYHVLGTDGFGRSDTREKLRHFFEVDRNFVTVQALKALADRGEIDRKVVAEAIKTYGIDPNKPNPLNV from the coding sequence ATGAGTCTGGAGGCAAGAGAAGATCTCGATCCGATCGAAACCACGGAATGGTTGGACTCCCTGGAATCGGTCCTGGATCGTGAGGGTGAGGATCGCGCCCAGTACCTGATGTCACGTCTGGCAGATCGTCTGCGTCGTGATGGCCATCAGGTACCCTTCTCGGTGACCACGCCCCATCGCAACAGTATCCCCGTGCACCGCGAAGCGCGCATGCCGGGCGATCTGTTCATGGAGCGTCGTATCCGTTCGCTTATCCGTTACAACGCCATCGCTCAGGTGATCCGCAACAACCGTGCCCACAAGGGCCTGGGCGGTCACATCTCGAGCTTCATGTCCAGTGCGACGCTTTACGACGTAGGTTTCAACCACTTCTTCCGTGCTCCGGAAGGTGACTTCGAAGGTGATCTGCTCTACATCCAGGGTCACGTGGCGCCGGGCATCTACGCCCGTTCCTTCCTGGAAGGTCGCCTCAGCCAGGAGCAGATGGACAGCTTCCGTCAGGAAGTCGACGGCAATGGCCTGTCTTCCTATCCGCACCCGTGGCTGATGCCGGACTACTGGCAGTTCCCGACCGTCTCCATGGGTCTGGGCCCGATCCAGGCGATCTACCAGGCGCACGTCATGAAGTACCTCAACTCGCGTGAGTTGAAGTCCATGTACGACCGCAAGGTGTGGTGCTTCATGGGTGACGGCGAGTGTGACGAGCCGGAATCCCTGGGTGCCATCTCGCTGGCGGGTCGCGAGAACCTCGACAACCTGATCTTCGTCATCAACTGCAACCTGCAGCGTCTTGACGGTCCGGTGCGCGGCAACGGCCGCATCATGGACGAGCTGGAAGGCGTCTTCCGTGGTGCCGACTGGAACGTGCTCAAGGTCACCTGGGGTCGCTTCTGGGATCCGCTCTTCGAGCAGGACAAGAAAGGCATCCTGCAGAAGCGCATGGACGAGGCGGTCGACGGCGACTACCAGAACTACAAGGCCAATGGCGGCGCTTACACCCGTGAGCACTTCTTCGGCAAGTATCCGGAGACGGCCGAACTGGTCAAGGACATGTCAGATGACGACATCTGGCGTCTGAACCGCGGTGGCCACGATCCGTACAAGGTCTATGCGGCGTACCACGAGGCGGTCAACAACGCCAATGGTCGTCCGACCGTCATCCTGGCGCACACCGTCAAGGGTTACGGCATGGGCATGGGCGATGGCGAAGCCGCCAACGAAGCCCACCAGGTCAAGACCATGGAGCACGAAGCGCTGAAGAAATTCCGCGACCGCTTCGGCATCCCGCTGACCGACGAGCAGCTCGAGGAAGTGCCGTACTACAAGCCGGCGGATGACAGCCCGGAAATGAAGTACATGCACCTCATGCGCGAACGTCTGAACGGCTACCTGCCGCAGCGTCGCACCGAGTATGAAACGCTGGAAATCCCGCCGCTGGACGACAAGATCTTCGCGTCCCAGCTCAAGGGCTCCAACGGCCGCGAAGTGTCCACCACCATGGCCTTCGTGCGCGTGCTCAACGGTCTGGTCAAGCACAAGACCCTCGGCGAGCGTGTCGTGCCGATCATTCCTGACGAAGCGCGTACCTTCGGCATGGAAGGCATGTTCCGTCAGCTGGGTATCTATACCGCGGCAGGCCAGAAGTACGAGCCGGTCGACAAGGGCCAGATCATGTATTACCGCGAGGACCAGAAGGGTCAGGTCCTCGAGGAAGGCATCTCCGAGGCAGGCGCCATGTCTGCGTGGGTGGCGGCGGCAACGTCCTATGCCAACCACAACCTGCCGCTGATGCCGTTCTACGTCTACTACTCGATGTTCGGCTTCCAGCGCATCGGTGATCTGGCGTGGGCCGCAGGTGACCTGCAGGCACGTGGCTTCCTGGTCGGCGGTACTGCCGGTCGTACCACCCTGAACGGTGAAGGTCTGCAGCACCAGGATGGCCACAGCCATATCCTGGCCTCGACCATCCCGAACTGCCGTACCTATGACCCGACCTACGCTCACGAAGTGGCGGTGATCGTGCAGGACGGCATGAAACGCATGTTCGAGCAGCACGAGCCGGTCTTCTACTACCTGGCGGTGATGAACGAGAACTACGAGCAGCCGGAACTCGAGACGGTGCCCGCAGAGGACATCATCAAGGGGATGTACCTGCTCAAGGAAGGTGGCAAGGACGGCAAGGCACGCGTTCAGCTGCTGGGTTCCGGCACCATCCTGCGTGAAGTCGAGGCAGCCGCCGAGATGCTCAAGCAGGACTACGGTGTCGATGCCGACATCTGGAGCGTCACCAGCTTCAACGAGCTGCGTCGTGAAGCGCTGGAACTGGATCGCCAGGCCTTCCTCAAGCCGGAAGAGACTTCGGCCAAGCCGCACGTCACCCAGTGTCTGGAAGGACGTGACGGCCCGGTCGTGGCTGCCACCGACTACATGAAGCTGTTCGCTGACCAGGTTCGCGCCTGGGTCCCGACTGACTATCACGTGCTCGGTACCGACGGTTTCGGTCGTTCCGATACCCGCGAGAAGCTGCGTCACTTCTTCGAAGTCGACCGCAACTTCGTCACCGTCCAGGCCCTGAAGGCGCTGGCGGATCGTGGTGAGATCGACCGCAAGGTGGTCGCGGAAGCGATCAAGACCTACGGCATCGACCCCAACAAGCCGAATCCGCTGAACGTCTGA
- the ampD gene encoding 1,6-anhydro-N-acetylmuramyl-L-alanine amidase AmpD: MPPLSSSPRSGHLTRLAVTPEHWLESARQVPSPNHNARPEGEISALVLHSISLPPGRFGGPAIEQLFTNQLDPGAHPYFADIHQLRVSAHVLIQRDGRLVQFVPFDRRAWHAGRSRWHDGQRERVELNDFTIGIELEGDEVHPYRDVQYRTLARTVAGLMASYPALTRERITSHARIAPLRKTDPGPAFDWAYFDRLLSGIQD, from the coding sequence ATGCCCCCCTTGTCCTCTTCCCCGCGCTCGGGTCACCTGACGCGTCTGGCGGTCACCCCTGAGCACTGGCTGGAGAGCGCCCGTCAGGTACCGTCTCCCAATCACAATGCGCGTCCCGAAGGAGAAATCTCGGCGCTGGTGCTGCACTCCATCAGCTTGCCGCCCGGCCGCTTTGGCGGGCCGGCCATCGAGCAGCTGTTCACCAATCAACTCGATCCCGGTGCCCATCCCTATTTTGCCGATATCCATCAGCTGCGCGTCTCGGCCCATGTGCTGATCCAGCGCGACGGTCGACTGGTGCAGTTCGTACCCTTTGATCGTCGGGCTTGGCACGCCGGTCGCTCGCGCTGGCATGACGGTCAGCGTGAACGTGTCGAGCTCAATGACTTCACCATCGGCATCGAGCTCGAAGGCGATGAGGTGCATCCCTATCGCGATGTCCAGTACCGCACCCTGGCACGCACCGTGGCCGGCCTGATGGCGAGCTATCCCGCGCTGACACGCGAGCGCATCACCTCGCATGCGCGGATTGCGCCGTTGCGCAAGACGGATCCAGGTCCAGCCTTCGATTGGGCTTACTTCGATCGCCTGCTGAGCGGCATTCAGGACTAA
- a CDS encoding carboxylating nicotinate-nucleotide diphosphorylase, with translation MNFHDALAEDIRTSAARLLAEDVGGGDITAELIPERQWAKARVISREPAILCGVAWVDELFRRLDPRVSLKWLASDGDRLEADAPFLELEGPARSLLTGERAALNLLQTLSGTATRANHYTSLVEGTGVRLLDTRKTLPGMRVAQKYAVSCGGGHNHRIGLYDAFLIKENHIAACGGIAAAVREARDIASDVTCEVEVENFEELAQALDAGADVIMLDNFDNDQLIEAVARNKAHAKPAVLEASGNVSEVTLPGIAATGVDCISIGALTKDVTSIDLSMRIYTVETR, from the coding sequence ATGAACTTCCACGACGCCCTCGCCGAGGATATCCGTACCAGCGCCGCCCGCCTGCTCGCCGAGGATGTCGGCGGTGGCGATATCACCGCCGAATTGATTCCGGAGCGCCAGTGGGCCAAGGCACGCGTGATCAGCCGCGAGCCGGCCATCCTGTGCGGTGTGGCCTGGGTCGACGAGCTGTTTCGTCGTCTCGACCCGCGCGTCAGCCTCAAGTGGCTGGCCAGCGATGGCGATCGCCTCGAGGCCGACGCGCCCTTCCTGGAGCTGGAAGGCCCAGCCCGCTCGCTGCTGACCGGCGAGCGTGCAGCGCTCAACCTGCTGCAGACGCTCTCCGGCACCGCGACCCGCGCCAACCACTACACCTCGCTGGTCGAGGGCACTGGCGTGCGCCTGCTCGATACCCGCAAGACCCTGCCGGGCATGCGGGTCGCCCAGAAGTACGCCGTCAGCTGCGGCGGTGGCCACAATCATCGCATCGGCCTCTATGACGCCTTCCTGATCAAGGAAAACCATATCGCTGCCTGTGGCGGCATCGCGGCGGCAGTGCGTGAGGCACGCGACATCGCCTCCGACGTCACCTGTGAAGTGGAAGTCGAGAACTTCGAGGAGCTGGCCCAGGCACTGGATGCCGGCGCCGACGTCATCATGCTCGACAACTTCGACAACGATCAGCTCATCGAGGCCGTGGCGCGCAACAAGGCGCATGCCAAGCCAGCCGTGCTGGAAGCCTCGGGCAACGTCAGTGAGGTCACCTTGCCGGGCATCGCGGCCACCGGAGTGGATTGCATCTCGATCGGCGCGCTGACCAAGGACGTGACCTCCATCGACCTGTCGATGCGCATCTACACTGTCGAGACCCGCTAG
- a CDS encoding class I SAM-dependent methyltransferase, whose product MPSCWPAPVLQRSPLTPAPLSRHIAMPPGRRPMSPPSPHQHPPEVPRASGGGWQTRRWSLYAPIYDRVAARILRSARREAIATLDIQAGTRVLLLGGGTGLDLPFLPRDIELEVIDASPAMLRRCRERAETLGFDANVKPGDAMALEFPDGYFDVVIAHLIIAVVPEPQRAFDEALRVLASDGELSLLDKGLRGNRSAGRLRRLLNPLARLVATNLNVPLDNLLEGHAVQRLEDRDLGPGGALRHMHLRKR is encoded by the coding sequence ATGCCTTCCTGCTGGCCAGCTCCTGTCCTGCAGAGGTCGCCGCTGACGCCGGCCCCTCTGTCACGACACATTGCCATGCCGCCAGGGAGGCGCCCCATGTCCCCGCCATCTCCTCATCAGCATCCGCCTGAAGTCCCCAGGGCATCAGGCGGCGGCTGGCAGACGCGCCGCTGGAGTCTCTACGCGCCGATCTATGACCGTGTGGCCGCCCGTATCCTGCGCTCCGCGCGGCGCGAGGCCATCGCGACTCTCGATATCCAGGCGGGCACCCGCGTGCTGCTGCTCGGCGGCGGCACCGGGCTCGACCTGCCCTTCCTGCCCCGTGACATCGAACTCGAGGTGATCGACGCCTCCCCCGCCATGCTGCGCCGCTGTCGCGAGCGTGCCGAGACGCTGGGCTTCGATGCCAACGTCAAGCCGGGCGACGCCATGGCGCTCGAATTCCCCGATGGCTATTTCGATGTCGTCATCGCCCACCTGATCATCGCCGTGGTGCCCGAGCCCCAGCGCGCCTTCGATGAAGCGCTGCGCGTGCTGGCCAGTGATGGCGAGCTGTCACTGCTCGACAAGGGTCTGCGCGGCAATCGCTCGGCCGGGCGGCTGCGGCGCCTGCTCAATCCACTGGCCCGGCTGGTGGCGACCAATCTCAATGTGCCGCTGGACAACCTGCTGGAGGGCCATGCGGTGCAACGACTCGAGGACCGCGACCTCGGCCCCGGCGGGGCGTTGCGCCACATGCATCTGCGCAAGCGCTGA
- a CDS encoding GNAT family N-acetyltransferase: MRCPSAAEQDASVAVVSREACQVFHEYSVLVRGHKEDERLHSQTDSREVARERVHIVAAQPEHAADQAEVFYQAVMQGAAGHYDLAQRQQWAARVPRDAERWAARQHRFEVLVAERDARCIGFCEYAPEWPLARIEMLYVYPSLMGQGIGSQLLAAAERDLRERKVRVMSLEASLTLSPGLARRGWHSLGLEHVKRDDVCLKRERFEKRLDQ; this comes from the coding sequence ATGAGGTGTCCTTCAGCGGCTGAGCAGGACGCTTCAGTGGCAGTTGTCAGCCGTGAAGCCTGTCAGGTTTTCCATGAATACAGCGTCCTCGTTCGAGGACACAAGGAGGACGAACGATTGCACAGCCAGACCGATAGCCGTGAAGTGGCCAGGGAGCGTGTTCATATCGTGGCGGCGCAGCCGGAGCATGCCGCGGATCAGGCCGAGGTGTTCTATCAGGCCGTCATGCAGGGCGCTGCCGGTCATTATGATCTGGCGCAGCGCCAGCAGTGGGCCGCGCGTGTCCCGCGCGACGCCGAACGCTGGGCCGCGCGTCAGCATCGCTTCGAGGTGCTGGTGGCGGAGCGTGATGCTCGCTGTATCGGCTTCTGCGAGTACGCCCCCGAATGGCCGCTGGCACGCATCGAGATGCTTTACGTCTACCCGAGTCTGATGGGGCAGGGCATCGGCAGCCAGCTGCTGGCGGCGGCCGAGCGCGACCTGCGCGAGCGCAAGGTGCGCGTGATGAGCCTGGAGGCCAGTCTGACGCTGTCACCGGGCCTGGCCCGCCGTGGCTGGCACAGTCTGGGACTTGAACACGTCAAGCGCGATGACGTATGCCTCAAGCGTGAGCGCTTCGAGAAGCGTCTCGATCAGTGA
- the mtnC gene encoding acireductone synthase, whose translation MIRAIVTDIEGTTGSIRFVHQVLFPYARANLGDFVRANAEREDVAEQLAATRELAEAPKADLEAVIAILEGWIDADRKATPLKALQGMVWAQGYADGDFTGHVYPDAVKGLRDWKERGLSLYVYSSGSIQAQKLLFGHSDVGDLTPLFAGYFDTTTGPKQEAESYRRIAGQLGIPGAEILFLSDVVAELDAAAAAGFHTWQLVREPDMVTGDHPQASRFDEVSFSG comes from the coding sequence ATGATTCGCGCCATCGTCACCGACATCGAGGGCACGACCGGCTCGATTCGCTTCGTGCATCAGGTGCTGTTTCCCTATGCGCGTGCCAATCTGGGCGATTTCGTGCGCGCCAATGCCGAGCGTGAGGACGTCGCCGAGCAGCTGGCTGCTACCCGCGAGCTGGCCGAGGCACCGAAGGCCGATCTCGAGGCCGTGATCGCCATTCTGGAAGGCTGGATCGACGCCGACCGCAAGGCCACGCCGCTCAAGGCGCTGCAGGGCATGGTCTGGGCGCAGGGCTACGCGGACGGTGACTTTACCGGCCATGTCTATCCTGATGCCGTGAAGGGATTGCGTGACTGGAAGGAGCGCGGACTGTCCTTGTATGTCTACTCTTCAGGCTCCATCCAGGCCCAGAAGCTGCTGTTCGGGCATTCCGATGTCGGCGATCTGACTCCGCTGTTTGCCGGCTACTTCGACACCACCACGGGCCCCAAGCAGGAAGCCGAGAGCTATCGCCGTATCGCCGGTCAGCTGGGCATTCCGGGCGCGGAGATCCTGTTCCTGTCGGATGTCGTCGCCGAGCTGGACGCCGCCGCAGCCGCCGGTTTCCATACCTGGCAGCTGGTGCGGGAGCCGGACATGGTCACCGGAGATCATCCCCAGGCCAGCCGCTTCGATGAGGTGTCCTTCAGCGGCTGA